From the genome of Hymenobacter sp. PAMC 26628, one region includes:
- a CDS encoding COG4315 family predicted lipoprotein: protein MYYFTRDLSGANTCTGGCAPVWPIFYEANLVVGDGLNAADFTTITTSDGKPQTAYEGWPMYYYAPDGAKRNTIEGDGIGNIWAVANP from the coding sequence GTGTACTACTTCACCCGCGACCTCTCGGGGGCCAACACCTGCACCGGGGGCTGCGCACCCGTGTGGCCCATTTTTTACGAAGCCAACCTGGTGGTGGGCGACGGCCTGAACGCGGCGGACTTCACGACCATCACTACGAGCGACGGCAAGCCGCAAACCGCCTACGAGGGCTGGCCGATGTACTACTACGCCCCCGACGGCGCCAAGCGCAACACGATTGAGGGCGACGGCATCGGCAACATCTGGGCCGTGGCTAACCCTTAG
- a CDS encoding flavin reductase family protein: MLRSVPAPAPAAFHSVSPADLTPAQWMPLLGGAVAPRPIAFVSTVDADGRVNLSPYSFFNIFSYTPPMLVFSPVNRLRDGSEKHTLLNVRAVPEVVVNICDYAMVQQLSLASAEYPAGVNEFAKAGFTELASEQVRPPRVAEAPAAFECVVEQIVELSQGPGAGHLVVCRAVRAHFRQDILLPDAAGIDPFKLDAVARLGGDWYSRASGASLFEVVRPNRRLGIGIDALPAHIRDSKLLTGNELGQLANVEREALPTPVQVEAAKAEPMVAYLLNQHPAGGPALHTQLTRLGQQLLAEGRVAEAWPVLLLAAAGAA, translated from the coding sequence ATGCTTCGCTCCGTGCCCGCCCCCGCCCCTGCCGCCTTTCATTCCGTTTCGCCCGCCGACCTCACGCCTGCTCAGTGGATGCCGCTGCTCGGTGGCGCGGTGGCCCCGCGCCCCATCGCCTTCGTCAGCACCGTGGATGCCGATGGGCGCGTGAACCTGAGCCCCTACAGCTTCTTCAACATCTTCAGCTACACGCCGCCCATGCTCGTGTTTTCGCCCGTGAACCGCCTGCGCGACGGCTCTGAGAAGCACACGCTCCTAAACGTGCGCGCCGTGCCCGAGGTCGTCGTCAACATCTGCGACTACGCCATGGTGCAGCAGTTGTCGCTGGCTAGCGCTGAGTACCCGGCGGGCGTGAACGAGTTTGCCAAGGCGGGCTTTACCGAGCTGGCCAGCGAGCAAGTGCGCCCGCCACGCGTGGCCGAGGCCCCGGCCGCCTTCGAGTGCGTGGTGGAGCAAATCGTTGAGCTCAGCCAGGGCCCCGGAGCGGGCCACCTGGTGGTGTGCCGGGCGGTGCGGGCCCACTTCCGCCAAGATATTTTGCTGCCTGACGCTGCCGGCATCGACCCGTTCAAGCTCGACGCCGTGGCGCGCCTGGGCGGCGACTGGTACAGCCGCGCCAGCGGGGCCAGCCTCTTCGAAGTGGTGCGGCCCAACCGCCGCCTGGGCATTGGCATCGACGCGCTACCCGCGCACATCCGCGACTCCAAGCTATTGACCGGCAACGAACTGGGCCAACTTGCCAACGTCGAGCGCGAAGCCCTGCCCACGCCCGTCCAGGTCGAGGCTGCCAAAGCCGAGCCAATGGTGGCCTACTTACTCAACCAACACCCCGCCGGGGGCCCCGCGTTGCACACGCAACTGACGCGGCTCGGCCAACAGCTGCTGGCCGAAGGCCGCGTGGCCGAGGCGTGGCCGGTACTGCTGCTCGCCGCCGCGGGGGCTGCATAG
- a CDS encoding IS1/IS1595 family N-terminal zinc-binding domain-containing protein — MTTPVCPKCDSKDATKSGVVNERQRFKCRACGYHYTVAKVGREVSPYYVVKALQLYIEGVSYREIERLLGVSHVSVMNWVKKYGVKAPRQPDYHPTYKILNQKELADFFQKPENLKSAGLVVTELGDKYMMIRWERFRAG; from the coding sequence ATGACTACGCCCGTTTGCCCCAAGTGTGACTCGAAGGACGCCACCAAGAGCGGCGTGGTGAATGAGCGGCAGCGCTTTAAGTGCCGGGCCTGCGGCTACCACTACACCGTGGCCAAGGTAGGCCGCGAGGTGAGCCCGTACTACGTGGTGAAGGCACTACAGCTCTACATTGAGGGCGTGAGCTACCGCGAAATCGAGCGCCTGCTGGGCGTAAGCCACGTGAGCGTGATGAACTGGGTGAAGAAATACGGCGTGAAGGCCCCCCGCCAGCCCGACTACCACCCGACCTACAAAATTCTCAACCAGAAGGAGTTGGCCGACTTCTTCCAGAAGCCCGAAAACCTGAAAAGTGCCGGCCTGGTGGTCACCGAGCTGGGCGACAAGTATATGATGATCCGCTGGGAGCGGTTCCGGGCCGGGTAG
- a CDS encoding MFS transporter — protein MSPTESPILTSERPPSGLFSAIVVVAALGYFVDIYDLVLFSIIRVKSLNGIGITDAAAVTDQGLHLLSMQMWGMLLGGILWGVLGDKRGRLSVLFGSILLYSLANIANGFVQNVDQYAWLRLIAGVGLAGELGAGITLVSESLPKEKRGYGTMIVASVGVSGAMVAYLVGQEFGWRNAYFIGGALGLGLLALRAGVFESGMFETTKKTDVARGNLLSLFSNGPRFYKYLRCLLLGTPFWFLVGILITLAPEFGKRFGLRGPVTGGLSIFWCYFGLTLGDFTSGGLSQLFRSRNRTLQVFILATAAMVGVYLFGLHGASTAAFYAVCFFVGYAGGFWALFVTVAAEQFGTNLRATAATTIPNFARGATVFIVPLFQWLKAVPALGMVGSAGLIGAVLLALAFFSAHTLPETYAKDLDYVEE, from the coding sequence ATGAGCCCCACCGAATCGCCCATCCTCACCTCTGAGCGACCGCCCTCGGGTTTGTTCAGCGCCATTGTTGTGGTGGCCGCGCTCGGCTATTTCGTTGACATCTACGACTTGGTGTTGTTCAGCATCATCCGGGTGAAGAGCTTAAACGGCATCGGCATCACCGACGCGGCGGCCGTCACCGACCAGGGCCTGCACCTGCTGAGCATGCAGATGTGGGGCATGCTGCTGGGCGGCATTTTGTGGGGCGTGCTCGGCGACAAGCGGGGCCGGCTCTCGGTGCTGTTCGGCTCCATTCTGCTGTATTCGCTGGCCAACATCGCCAACGGCTTTGTGCAGAACGTGGACCAGTACGCCTGGCTGCGCTTGATTGCTGGCGTGGGCTTGGCCGGCGAGCTGGGGGCGGGCATCACGCTGGTGAGCGAAAGCCTGCCCAAAGAAAAGCGCGGTTACGGCACCATGATCGTGGCGTCGGTGGGCGTGTCGGGGGCCATGGTGGCGTACCTGGTAGGGCAGGAGTTTGGCTGGCGCAACGCCTACTTTATTGGCGGGGCCCTGGGCCTGGGCCTGCTGGCGCTGCGGGCCGGCGTGTTCGAGTCGGGCATGTTCGAAACCACCAAGAAGACCGACGTAGCGCGCGGCAACCTCCTAAGCTTGTTCAGCAACGGCCCGCGGTTCTACAAGTACCTGCGCTGCCTGCTGCTGGGCACGCCGTTCTGGTTCCTAGTAGGCATTCTCATCACGCTGGCGCCCGAGTTCGGCAAGCGCTTCGGCCTGCGGGGGCCCGTCACGGGCGGGCTCAGCATCTTCTGGTGCTACTTCGGCCTCACGCTGGGCGACTTCACCAGCGGCGGCCTAAGCCAGCTGTTCCGCAGCCGCAACCGCACGCTGCAGGTCTTCATCCTGGCCACGGCCGCGATGGTGGGCGTGTACCTGTTCGGCCTGCACGGGGCCAGCACCGCGGCGTTCTATGCCGTGTGCTTTTTCGTGGGCTACGCCGGCGGGTTCTGGGCCCTGTTCGTGACGGTGGCGGCCGAGCAGTTCGGCACCAACCTGCGCGCGACGGCGGCCACCACTATCCCCAACTTCGCCCGTGGGGCCACCGTGTTCATCGTGCCCCTGTTCCAGTGGCTAAAGGCCGTGCCCGCGCTGGGCATGGTGGGCAGCGCCGGCCTCATCGGGGCCGTGCTGCTGGCGCTGGCTTTTTTCAGTGCCCACACGCTGCCCGAAACCTACGCCAAAGACCTCGACTACGTGGAGGAATGA
- a CDS encoding MFS transporter, producing MDQSLNPAYAADLDAPAAHDNNQVDSKTIWQVITASSVGTVIEWYDFYIFGSLAAIIGPVLFGQSGDITKSLLGALAVFGAGFVVRPFGAVFFGRIGDMIGRKYTFLVTLLIMGGATFITGLIPSYDSIGVAAPVIVVILRLLQGLALGGEYGGAATYVAEYAPDKKRGYYTSFIQITATGGLILSILVIVITRKTMGEAAFKEWGWRIPFLLSGFLVIASYYIRRKLHESPLFMKAKATGTTSKSPLRDSFVNPVNRRLVLIALFGVTMGQGVIFYTSQFQAYTFMNAVLKLDIVDSSTVLVVAMLLATPLFVYFGSLSDRIGRKRIIMTGMICGALFTIPLFYGIKAYAGPLTEIAPATVDAAGKAVPAVMKALAPNVFMMTVLTFILVLFVTMVYGPIAAYLVELFPTSVRYTSLSVPYHIGNGVFGGFVPLIATAIGVWGAAQPAGTFAKEHSSLLGLVYPVIIALICFFVGMALMKDTRDVKLMDK from the coding sequence ATGGACCAAAGCTTGAATCCCGCTTATGCCGCCGACCTGGACGCGCCGGCGGCGCACGACAACAACCAGGTTGATTCGAAAACCATCTGGCAGGTCATCACGGCCTCGTCGGTGGGCACGGTCATCGAGTGGTACGATTTCTACATCTTTGGCTCGCTGGCCGCCATCATCGGGCCGGTGCTGTTCGGGCAGTCAGGCGACATCACCAAGTCGCTGCTGGGTGCCCTGGCCGTGTTTGGGGCGGGCTTCGTGGTGCGTCCGTTTGGGGCTGTGTTCTTTGGCCGCATCGGCGACATGATCGGCCGTAAGTACACTTTCTTGGTTACCCTGCTCATCATGGGCGGGGCCACGTTCATCACCGGCCTTATCCCGAGCTATGATTCCATCGGCGTCGCGGCTCCCGTCATCGTCGTGATTTTACGCCTGTTGCAGGGCCTGGCCCTGGGCGGCGAGTACGGCGGCGCTGCCACTTACGTGGCCGAGTACGCCCCCGACAAAAAGCGTGGCTACTACACCAGCTTCATCCAAATCACGGCCACCGGGGGCCTCATCCTCAGTATTTTGGTGATTGTGATTACCCGCAAAACCATGGGCGAGGCCGCCTTCAAGGAGTGGGGCTGGCGCATTCCGTTCCTGCTCTCGGGCTTCCTGGTCATTGCCTCGTACTACATCCGCCGCAAGCTGCACGAGTCGCCGCTGTTTATGAAAGCCAAAGCCACCGGCACCACCAGCAAAAGCCCGCTGCGCGACTCGTTTGTGAACCCCGTGAACCGCCGCCTGGTGCTGATTGCCCTGTTTGGGGTGACGATGGGCCAGGGCGTGATTTTCTACACCAGCCAGTTTCAGGCCTATACCTTCATGAACGCCGTGCTCAAGCTCGACATCGTGGACTCGAGCACCGTGCTGGTGGTGGCCATGCTGCTGGCCACCCCGTTGTTCGTGTACTTCGGCTCGCTCTCCGACCGCATCGGGCGCAAGCGCATCATCATGACGGGCATGATTTGCGGGGCCCTTTTCACTATTCCGCTTTTCTACGGCATCAAGGCCTACGCCGGGCCCCTGACGGAAATCGCGCCCGCTACCGTGGACGCCGCCGGCAAGGCCGTGCCCGCCGTGATGAAGGCGCTGGCCCCCAACGTGTTCATGATGACGGTGCTCACCTTCATCCTGGTGCTGTTCGTGACGATGGTGTACGGCCCCATCGCCGCCTACCTCGTCGAGCTGTTCCCAACCAGCGTGCGCTACACCTCACTGTCGGTGCCCTACCACATCGGCAACGGCGTGTTCGGAGGGTTTGTGCCACTCATCGCCACCGCCATTGGGGTGTGGGGGGCCGCCCAGCCGGCCGGTACTTTCGCCAAAGAGCATAGCAGCCTGCTTGGCCTGGTGTACCCGGTGATCATCGCCCTCATTTGCTTCTTTGTGGGCATGGCCCTGATGAAGGACACGCGCGACGTGAAGCTGATGGACAAGTAA
- a CDS encoding ATP-binding protein translates to MSKLLVIGFSFGYLALLFGVAYAAERRSAARKSLVANPYVYALSMAVYCTAWTYYGSVGRAAHAGLGFVGIYVGPTLLAPVWWLVLRKIIRVCRQQRLTSIADFISARYGKNAALGALVTVVCVLGVVPYIALQIKGIATSFVVLTGSGAGGAATTALYTTGALAVFTILFGVRSVEATERHEGMVLAVAVESLVKLLAFLLMGAFVTFGLFHGFGDVFDQAAAVPALRQLFTLRGAGTGPAEWATLLVLGMSAVLLLPRQFQVAVVENVNEDHLRKAMWLFPLYLIVINLFVLPVAFGGMLHLGGRGFDADTFVLALPLATGHPWLALLTYLGGLSAASGMIIVETIALSVMISNHLLMPLLVRVPAAGPARPARWFAYLGRVALESRRLAVVLVLLLAYAYYAEVGRQLPLVNTGLVSFAAVAQFVPAVLGALYWKGGTRRGATGGLLAGFAVWFFTLVLPTLVGPGRLPASVLSAGVGGVAWLRPEALFGLEGLDPLSHGLFWSWFFNIGLYVGLSLAAAPTALERRQADVFVDVFRRRSLAEEVAGWQGRTPLPDVRALLLGFLGKRRTNQALGAFATRFPDALPAPEQAPSSFPHSPIPPFTPADPRLLTYAEKLLAGTLGPASARLLLASVAGAEKISYDNVVGILRESQLLLEANRQLQKQSRQLQRLTDELRQAYDQLQALDQQKDEFLYTVTHELRTPLTSIRALAEILADNPDLDAAERENFQLTIGREAERLTRLISLVLDLEQYESGQATLARAPLALAAVVADAVAAVDPLARARGIALRVDVPAALPALPADRDRLMQVLINLLSNAVKACPPGGRGRIAVLAWPAADAVLLCVEDNGKGIAPAEHHLIFDKFFQARHQALRKPEGSGLGLAITRRIVELHQGRIWVESALEHGARFFVELPLSGSGEREAGSDFRKVGSEKSEARSG, encoded by the coding sequence GTGTCCAAGCTGCTCGTCATTGGCTTTTCGTTCGGCTACCTGGCCTTGCTCTTCGGGGTGGCCTACGCGGCGGAGCGCCGGTCGGCGGCGCGCAAGAGCCTGGTGGCCAACCCCTACGTGTACGCACTGAGCATGGCCGTGTACTGCACGGCCTGGACGTACTACGGCTCGGTGGGGCGGGCGGCGCACGCGGGACTGGGCTTCGTGGGCATTTACGTGGGGCCCACGCTGCTGGCGCCGGTGTGGTGGCTGGTGCTGCGCAAAATCATCCGGGTGTGCCGGCAGCAGCGCCTTACCTCCATTGCCGATTTCATCTCGGCCCGCTACGGCAAAAACGCCGCCCTGGGGGCCCTGGTAACCGTGGTGTGCGTGCTGGGCGTGGTGCCCTACATCGCGCTGCAAATCAAGGGTATTGCCACCTCGTTCGTGGTCCTGACGGGGAGCGGGGCGGGTGGGGCGGCTACCACGGCCCTCTACACCACGGGGGCCCTGGCGGTGTTCACCATCCTGTTCGGGGTGCGCTCGGTGGAGGCCACTGAGCGCCACGAGGGCATGGTGCTGGCCGTGGCCGTGGAAAGCCTCGTCAAGCTGCTGGCCTTCTTGCTGATGGGCGCCTTCGTCACGTTTGGGCTGTTCCACGGCTTTGGCGACGTGTTCGACCAGGCCGCCGCGGTGCCGGCGCTGCGGCAGCTGTTTACGCTGCGCGGGGCCGGCACGGGCCCCGCCGAGTGGGCCACGCTGTTGGTGCTGGGCATGTCGGCGGTGCTGCTGCTGCCGCGCCAGTTCCAGGTGGCGGTGGTGGAGAACGTGAACGAGGACCACCTGCGCAAGGCCATGTGGCTGTTCCCGCTCTACCTCATCGTCATCAACCTGTTTGTGCTGCCGGTGGCCTTCGGCGGGATGCTGCACCTGGGCGGGCGGGGCTTCGACGCCGACACGTTTGTGCTGGCCCTGCCGCTGGCCACCGGCCACCCGTGGCTGGCGCTGCTCACCTACCTGGGGGGGCTGTCGGCGGCCAGCGGCATGATCATCGTCGAAACCATTGCCCTGAGCGTGATGATTAGCAACCACTTGCTAATGCCGCTGCTGGTGCGCGTGCCGGCCGCCGGCCCCGCCCGCCCCGCCCGCTGGTTTGCCTACCTGGGCCGCGTGGCCCTCGAAAGCCGCCGCCTGGCCGTGGTGCTGGTGCTGCTGCTGGCCTACGCCTACTACGCCGAGGTGGGCCGCCAGCTGCCGCTGGTGAACACCGGCCTGGTCTCGTTTGCCGCCGTGGCGCAGTTCGTACCCGCCGTGCTGGGGGCCCTGTACTGGAAGGGCGGTACCCGGCGCGGGGCCACCGGCGGACTGCTGGCGGGCTTCGCGGTGTGGTTCTTCACCCTGGTGCTGCCCACGCTGGTGGGCCCCGGGCGGCTGCCGGCCAGCGTGCTGAGCGCGGGCGTAGGCGGCGTGGCCTGGCTGCGGCCCGAAGCCCTGTTCGGCCTCGAAGGGCTCGACCCGCTCTCGCACGGGCTGTTTTGGAGCTGGTTTTTCAACATCGGGCTCTACGTGGGCCTCTCGCTGGCGGCGGCGCCCACGGCCCTGGAGCGGCGCCAGGCCGACGTGTTCGTGGACGTGTTTCGGCGCCGCAGCCTGGCCGAGGAAGTGGCCGGCTGGCAGGGCCGCACCCCGCTGCCCGACGTGCGCGCCCTGCTGCTGGGCTTCTTGGGCAAGCGCCGCACCAACCAGGCCCTGGGCGCCTTCGCCACCCGCTTCCCCGACGCGCTGCCCGCGCCCGAACAAGCCCCCTCGTCATTCCCCCATTCCCCCATTCCCCCATTCACCCCGGCCGACCCGCGCCTGCTCACCTACGCCGAAAAGCTGCTGGCCGGCACCCTGGGCCCGGCCTCGGCGCGCCTGCTGCTGGCCTCGGTGGCGGGGGCCGAAAAAATCAGCTACGACAACGTGGTGGGCATCCTCCGGGAAAGCCAGCTGCTGCTAGAGGCCAACCGCCAGCTCCAGAAGCAAAGCCGCCAGCTCCAGCGCCTTACCGACGAGCTGCGCCAGGCCTACGACCAGCTCCAGGCCCTCGACCAGCAGAAGGACGAGTTCCTCTACACCGTGACGCACGAGCTGCGCACGCCCCTCACCAGCATTCGGGCCCTGGCCGAAATCCTGGCCGACAACCCCGACCTCGACGCGGCCGAGCGCGAGAACTTCCAGCTTACCATCGGCCGCGAGGCCGAGCGCCTCACCCGGCTCATCTCCCTGGTGCTCGACCTGGAGCAGTACGAGAGCGGCCAAGCCACCCTGGCGCGGGCCCCGCTGGCCCTGGCCGCGGTGGTGGCCGACGCCGTGGCCGCCGTTGACCCGCTGGCCCGCGCCCGGGGCATCGCGCTGCGCGTGGACGTGCCCGCCGCCCTGCCCGCCCTGCCCGCCGACCGCGACCGGCTGATGCAGGTGCTCATCAACCTGCTCTCGAACGCCGTGAAGGCTTGCCCGCCCGGCGGCCGGGGCCGCATTGCGGTACTGGCCTGGCCCGCCGCCGACGCCGTGCTGCTGTGCGTGGAAGACAACGGCAAGGGCATTGCGCCGGCCGAGCACCACCTCATCTTCGACAAGTTTTTCCAGGCCCGGCACCAGGCCCTGCGCAAGCCCGAGGGCTCGGGCCTGGGCCTGGCCATCACCCGCCGCATCGTGGAGCTGCACCAGGGCCGCATCTGGGTCGAGAGTGCCCTGGAGCACGGGGCCCGCTTCTTCGTCGAGCTGCCGCTTTCGGGGAGTGGGGAGCGGGAAGCGGGGAGTGATTTTCGGAAAGTGGGAAGCGAGAAGTCGGAAGCGAGGAGCGGCTAG
- a CDS encoding response regulator transcription factor, translating to MKTPHILIVDDEPNIVMSLEFLMRKNGYQVGIARNGTEALAAIAETPFDLVLLDVMMPDVDGYQVCQQLRQRPDRAAAKVVFLSAKSRDADVQKGYDVGADLYVPKPFSTRQLMEKVRELLALVRRE from the coding sequence ATGAAAACGCCCCACATCCTCATCGTCGACGATGAACCCAACATCGTCATGTCGCTCGAATTTTTAATGCGCAAAAACGGCTACCAAGTGGGCATCGCCCGCAACGGCACCGAGGCCCTGGCCGCCATTGCCGAAACGCCCTTCGACCTGGTGCTGCTCGACGTGATGATGCCCGACGTGGACGGCTACCAGGTGTGCCAGCAGCTGCGCCAGCGCCCCGACCGCGCCGCCGCCAAGGTCGTGTTCCTTTCGGCCAAAAGCCGCGACGCCGACGTGCAGAAGGGCTACGACGTGGGGGCGGACTTGTACGTACCCAAACCTTTCAGTACCCGCCAGCTGATGGAAAAAGTGCGCGAGTTGCTGGCGCTGGTCCGCCGCGAATAG
- a CDS encoding AMP-binding protein, which translates to MKPACSYAATHAASLADPAGFWLAQARRLAWHRPPTRALSQDEANGAHRWFADGTLNTAYLCLDHHVTQGRGPQAALVYDSPVAGVVRTYSYNELLDFTARFAGGLRELGVGLGDRVIIYMPNLPEAVVAMLACARLGAVHSVVFGGFAPHELAVRIDDARPVVIVCAAGGKKFDRVVPYKPLVDAALAEARHQPAHVVVLQRDFVQADMQPGRDVDYQELLRAAAVAAVPVPATHPLYILYTSGTTGRPKGVVRDHGGHAVALRFSMEAIYGLAPGDVIFTGSDIGWAVGSSYIVYGPLLRGCTSVLFEGKPVRTPDAGTFWRLVEQHRVNVLFTAPTAIRAIKKEDPEGQLAKKYDLSSLRHLFLAGERCDPATFAWAQQVLGVPVVDHWWQTESGWPMLATLVGLAEMGAPRAGSAGFPVPGYDVQVLDGAGQPVPASTTGLVAVRLPLPPGCFPALWEDEARYRAYHDVFPGYYLSGDSGYRDADGYCYIMGRTDDVINVAGHRLSTGEMEEILAAHPAVAECAVLGIADHLRGQVPVGLVVLKDGQTVGEGPLERELVAAVRARIGALACFRQVLVVQRLPKTRSGKILRKTLRQLADGEDFALPATIDDPRILDEIRADLQRRGVGQAFEPGPPA; encoded by the coding sequence ATGAAACCTGCCTGCTCTTACGCCGCTACCCACGCCGCCAGCCTGGCCGACCCCGCCGGGTTTTGGCTGGCCCAGGCCCGCCGCCTGGCCTGGCACCGCCCGCCCACCAGGGCCCTGAGCCAGGACGAAGCCAACGGGGCCCACCGCTGGTTTGCCGACGGCACCCTGAATACGGCCTACCTCTGCCTCGACCACCATGTGACGCAGGGGCGGGGCCCCCAGGCCGCCCTCGTGTACGACTCGCCCGTGGCCGGCGTGGTGCGCACCTATTCCTATAATGAGCTGCTGGACTTTACGGCCCGCTTTGCCGGGGGGCTGCGCGAACTGGGCGTGGGGCTCGGCGACCGGGTGATTATTTACATGCCCAACCTGCCCGAGGCGGTGGTGGCCATGCTGGCCTGCGCCCGGCTGGGGGCCGTGCATTCGGTGGTGTTCGGGGGCTTCGCGCCCCACGAGCTGGCGGTGCGGATTGACGACGCCCGGCCAGTAGTCATCGTGTGCGCCGCTGGTGGGAAGAAGTTCGACCGCGTAGTGCCCTACAAGCCGCTGGTGGACGCGGCCTTGGCCGAAGCCCGCCACCAGCCGGCCCACGTGGTGGTGCTCCAGCGCGATTTTGTGCAGGCCGACATGCAGCCTGGCCGCGACGTGGATTACCAGGAGCTGCTGCGGGCCGCGGCCGTGGCGGCGGTGCCGGTGCCGGCCACCCACCCGCTCTACATCCTCTACACCAGCGGCACCACCGGGCGGCCCAAGGGCGTGGTGCGCGACCACGGCGGCCACGCGGTGGCCCTGCGTTTCAGCATGGAAGCCATTTACGGCCTGGCGCCTGGCGACGTTATTTTTACCGGTTCCGACATTGGCTGGGCCGTGGGCAGCAGCTACATCGTGTACGGGCCCCTGCTGCGGGGCTGCACGTCGGTGCTGTTCGAGGGCAAACCGGTGCGTACGCCCGACGCCGGCACGTTCTGGCGCCTGGTCGAGCAGCACCGCGTCAACGTCCTCTTCACGGCCCCCACGGCCATCCGGGCCATCAAGAAGGAAGACCCCGAGGGCCAGCTGGCCAAAAAATATGACCTGAGTAGCCTGCGCCACTTGTTTCTGGCCGGCGAGCGCTGCGACCCCGCCACCTTTGCCTGGGCCCAGCAGGTGTTGGGCGTGCCCGTGGTGGACCACTGGTGGCAAACCGAATCGGGCTGGCCCATGCTGGCCACGTTGGTAGGCTTGGCCGAAATGGGGGCCCCGCGCGCCGGCAGCGCCGGCTTCCCGGTGCCGGGCTACGACGTGCAGGTGCTCGACGGGGCTGGCCAACCGGTGCCCGCCAGCACCACCGGCCTGGTGGCCGTACGCCTGCCGCTGCCCCCGGGCTGCTTCCCGGCCCTGTGGGAGGACGAGGCCCGCTACCGCGCCTACCACGACGTGTTTCCGGGCTACTATCTGAGCGGCGATAGCGGCTACCGCGACGCCGACGGCTACTGCTACATCATGGGACGCACCGACGACGTGATTAACGTGGCCGGCCACCGCCTGAGTACCGGCGAGATGGAGGAAATCCTGGCCGCCCACCCCGCCGTGGCCGAGTGCGCCGTGCTGGGCATTGCCGACCATTTGCGCGGCCAGGTACCGGTGGGCCTGGTGGTGCTGAAGGACGGCCAAACGGTGGGCGAGGGGCCCCTGGAGCGTGAGCTGGTGGCGGCCGTGCGCGCCCGCATCGGGGCCCTGGCCTGCTTTCGGCAGGTGCTGGTGGTGCAGCGCCTGCCCAAAACCCGCTCGGGCAAAATCCTGCGCAAAACCCTGCGCCAGCTCGCCGACGGAGAAGATTTCGCCTTGCCTGCCACCATCGACGACCCGCGCATCCTCGACGAAATCCGCGCCGACTTGCAGCGGCGCGGCGTGGGCCAAGCCTTTGAACCCGGCCCGCCGGCCTAG